A genomic window from Candidatus Methylacidiphilum fumarolicum includes:
- a CDS encoding hydrogenase large subunit produces the protein MKKLELSPHSTEEAIEIEIEAGKRKKCWALEKVSEERWIELSKEVASGKWTLFGLWGSPQKVNMVLLDESQSKLQVIELETPLGKFPSVAIEIPSAARLERTIHDLFGLIPEGSFDNRPWLDHGKWQLRYPLGSILPPDEQKPYSFFLSEGENLHQIPVGPVHAGIIEPGHFRFTMGGEIVVRMEERLGYTHKGIEKLFFEASIERGAEIAARISGDATVAYSYAYALAVEEAMGVTPSPRAVWLRALMAEMERMANHFGDIGAICNDAAFPRILSRCAVLREKILRFSKDFFGHRLMMGRIVPGGLNVDLSKEGKENLCLLLKEIKEELYSIKNFYDSKNSLQDRTVGTGVLNARAAKLFGAGGFIGRASGRNFDARKCFAYPPYDKLSFESPLLEAGDVNARVWIRILEIEQSSLLIEQILNNLPSGSILSVIKEPKVSGQGLAVVESFRGDILLWIEIEKGKIRRCHPRDPSWFQWPLLEKVIVGAVVADFPLCNKSFNCSYSGHDL, from the coding sequence ATGAAAAAACTAGAACTTTCTCCGCATTCCACAGAAGAAGCTATAGAGATAGAGATTGAGGCTGGAAAGAGAAAGAAATGTTGGGCTTTGGAAAAAGTCAGTGAAGAACGCTGGATTGAGCTTTCCAAAGAGGTAGCTAGCGGAAAATGGACTCTATTTGGTCTTTGGGGTTCTCCTCAAAAAGTGAACATGGTTCTTCTCGATGAGTCTCAGTCAAAGCTGCAAGTGATAGAGCTGGAGACACCGCTTGGAAAATTTCCTTCGGTTGCCATAGAGATTCCCTCGGCTGCCAGGTTAGAAAGAACTATACATGATCTTTTTGGATTAATTCCTGAAGGCTCCTTCGACAATCGCCCATGGCTTGATCATGGAAAATGGCAATTGCGTTATCCCCTGGGAAGCATCCTTCCCCCTGATGAACAAAAACCCTATTCTTTTTTTCTGTCGGAAGGGGAAAATCTCCACCAGATACCTGTAGGTCCTGTCCATGCTGGTATCATTGAACCTGGTCATTTTCGATTCACAATGGGAGGGGAAATCGTTGTGCGTATGGAAGAACGACTAGGCTATACCCATAAAGGTATTGAAAAACTTTTCTTTGAGGCTTCAATCGAAAGGGGAGCTGAAATTGCTGCTAGAATTTCTGGTGATGCGACCGTTGCTTATTCCTATGCTTATGCTCTTGCCGTTGAAGAAGCCATGGGAGTAACTCCTTCGCCAAGGGCTGTTTGGTTAAGAGCGCTGATGGCTGAAATGGAAAGGATGGCCAATCACTTTGGGGATATTGGAGCAATCTGTAATGATGCAGCTTTCCCAAGGATTTTGAGTCGATGCGCGGTTTTAAGAGAAAAAATTTTGCGGTTTTCTAAAGATTTTTTTGGACACAGATTGATGATGGGAAGAATCGTTCCAGGAGGACTTAACGTAGATTTGAGCAAGGAAGGAAAAGAAAATCTCTGTCTGCTTCTTAAAGAAATTAAGGAGGAACTTTATTCTATAAAAAATTTTTATGATTCAAAAAACTCTTTACAAGATAGGACGGTGGGCACAGGTGTGTTGAATGCTCGAGCTGCAAAGCTCTTTGGAGCTGGTGGATTTATTGGGAGAGCTTCTGGAAGAAACTTTGACGCTCGAAAATGCTTTGCGTATCCACCCTATGATAAACTTTCCTTTGAATCCCCTTTGTTAGAGGCAGGTGATGTCAATGCGAGGGTGTGGATTCGGATCTTAGAAATTGAACAGAGTAGCTTGTTGATCGAACAAATTTTGAATAATTTGCCTTCTGGAAGCATCCTTTCAGTAATTAAAGAACCAAAAGTAAGCGGGCAGGGACTTGCTGTAGTAGAAAGTTTTCGTGGGGATATATTGCTATGGATAGAGATTGAAAAAGGAAAAATCAGACGCTGTCATCCAAGGGATCCTTCCTGGTTTCAATGGCCGCTGCTTGAAAAGGTTATCGTTGGAGCAGTGGTCGCGGATTTTCCGCTTTGTAATAAATCCTTCAACTGTTCCTATTCAGGACATGATCTATAA
- a CDS encoding NADH-quinone oxidoreductase subunit B family protein — protein MKSYFFKNIWPRMLTEKIATEKESELIKLSETLKGACRKKLGRSLAIREVDAGSCNGCELEIHALNNPFYDIERFGIRFVASPRHADLLLVTGPVTKNMIEALKRTYDCTPIPKWVVAVGDCAAGCGVFKQSYAVMNGGVSDVVPVDLWIYGCPPSPIDLLRGLILLMER, from the coding sequence ATGAAAAGCTATTTTTTTAAAAATATTTGGCCAAGAATGTTAACTGAAAAGATTGCGACGGAGAAAGAAAGCGAACTGATTAAACTTTCAGAAACTTTGAAAGGAGCTTGCAGAAAAAAACTTGGAAGAAGCCTGGCTATAAGGGAGGTGGATGCAGGTTCTTGCAATGGCTGTGAATTAGAAATCCATGCTCTAAACAATCCTTTTTATGATATTGAAAGATTCGGAATCCGTTTTGTGGCTTCCCCTAGGCATGCTGATCTGCTTCTAGTTACTGGTCCTGTGACCAAAAATATGATTGAAGCCTTAAAAAGAACCTACGATTGTACTCCAATTCCTAAATGGGTAGTAGCTGTGGGAGATTGTGCTGCAGGCTGTGGGGTCTTTAAGCAGAGCTATGCAGTCATGAACGGTGGAGTAAGTGATGTTGTACCGGTTGATCTCTGGATCTATGGGTGCCCACCTTCACCGATTGATCTTCTTCGTGGATTAATACTATTAATGGAAAGATGA
- a CDS encoding nucleotidyltransferase domain-containing protein produces MKIKKKKENHFILLSPEQKSLLLLSNKTLDNLQKTELLKILSRQDFDWDQFFNFSFQHSLWPIVYNKLKNDFPFLIPLDIDLKFRLLCKHISKRNSLLLDEFKKILFLFHDNGIQTISLKGLDLCQRLYEDFFSKTVTDIDLLVPTSDIQKAIVLLRSKLGYYPHNPSSYKLSSLFFWDKDLTLLTKKFEEDQAPSICELHWAPCFNGVLDKKFLESTWKESSMSAFEGIPLQRMPKENEFLFLLAHGGKHRWEKLSYLLDLHQFILWANFSQQDWERVIEKAFRFGWSRFCLLGIALSKNYYNSPIPEPVFEILEKSWIKNEEILSVPKSSKRSSSFPLPRYFTLYELFDFKKHKFFFILKSLRFPSSEIVKTYRLPFFLSFLYIPLSAFITIRGWIQRNCSSLREFIRRIK; encoded by the coding sequence ATGAAAATCAAAAAAAAGAAAGAAAACCATTTTATCTTATTAAGTCCTGAACAAAAATCGCTGCTTCTTTTAAGCAATAAAACGCTTGATAATTTACAAAAAACAGAACTTTTAAAAATTCTTTCAAGACAAGATTTCGACTGGGATCAATTTTTCAATTTTTCCTTTCAACATTCCTTATGGCCTATTGTTTATAATAAACTTAAAAATGACTTTCCTTTTCTTATTCCTCTAGATATCGACCTAAAATTCCGTCTACTGTGTAAACACATTTCAAAAAGGAATTCATTGCTGTTGGATGAGTTTAAAAAAATACTGTTTCTATTCCATGATAATGGCATCCAAACTATATCCTTAAAAGGATTGGACCTTTGTCAAAGACTCTACGAAGATTTTTTTTCAAAGACCGTCACCGATATCGATCTGTTAGTCCCAACCTCAGACATCCAAAAAGCTATCGTTCTACTTCGTTCCAAACTTGGGTACTATCCACACAACCCTTCTTCCTATAAGCTTTCCTCCCTCTTTTTTTGGGACAAAGATCTAACTTTATTAACAAAAAAATTTGAAGAAGATCAGGCCCCATCCATTTGTGAGCTCCATTGGGCTCCCTGTTTTAATGGGGTATTGGACAAAAAATTTTTGGAATCAACATGGAAAGAATCCTCCATGTCTGCTTTTGAGGGTATTCCCCTTCAAAGGATGCCTAAAGAAAATGAGTTTCTTTTTTTATTGGCTCATGGGGGCAAGCATCGATGGGAAAAATTGAGTTATCTTTTAGATCTTCATCAATTCATTTTATGGGCAAACTTTTCTCAACAAGATTGGGAAAGAGTGATCGAAAAAGCCTTTCGCTTTGGTTGGAGCCGATTTTGCTTATTGGGTATTGCCCTATCAAAAAATTATTATAACAGCCCTATCCCTGAACCCGTTTTTGAAATTCTAGAAAAAAGTTGGATAAAAAATGAAGAAATTCTTTCTGTCCCCAAAAGCTCGAAAAGATCCTCTTCTTTCCCTCTTCCACGTTATTTTACGCTTTACGAGCTATTTGATTTCAAAAAACATAAATTCTTCTTCATCCTCAAATCTCTTCGTTTTCCCTCCTCAGAGATTGTAAAAACTTATCGGTTGCCTTTCTTTTTATCTTTCCTCTACATTCCCCTTTCAGCTTTTATTACTATTCGTGGATGGATCCAGAGAAATTGTAGTTCTTTGAGAGAATTCATAAGAAGGATCAAATGA
- a CDS encoding radical SAM/SPASM domain-containing protein — MITYSVLGIMLRKKCPLACAHCITDSSPQAEGMLEESFVFSILEEAVGLTPVVSFTGGEAFLNSEILIRCILKAKALGFRVTAVTGCGWVRTEKHAFLVIEAVKKAGLDRLCISWDQYHLAFKNGWKLQAVAKAAWQWKIPLIIRSVITPASNNGKDSFLPDLGEIQYQTEKIPLIKLGRANDLPEEDFFWTDSPPTGVCGVILAPVVEYDGRVFACCGPSHYAGHHSPLVLGDARRKSLREILLKAKEDPILEIIALLGPYGLFRILKDRFPMINIPERDRYSSICDLCMDILNERQLVAKLREYFMEKDGKSFLVAARMMKKFTEVNKKECHSCGS; from the coding sequence ATGATAACTTATTCAGTCTTAGGAATAATGCTTAGGAAAAAATGCCCACTGGCTTGTGCGCACTGTATTACGGATTCTTCGCCACAGGCAGAGGGAATGCTGGAGGAGTCTTTTGTTTTCTCTATCCTGGAAGAGGCAGTTGGCCTAACTCCTGTGGTGAGTTTTACGGGTGGAGAAGCGTTTTTGAATAGCGAAATATTAATCCGGTGTATCCTTAAAGCCAAAGCCCTTGGCTTTAGAGTGACAGCTGTAACAGGATGTGGATGGGTTCGAACCGAAAAACATGCTTTCTTAGTCATCGAAGCGGTTAAAAAAGCAGGCCTAGACAGGCTTTGTATCAGTTGGGATCAATATCATTTGGCTTTTAAAAACGGATGGAAATTACAAGCGGTGGCGAAAGCAGCCTGGCAGTGGAAAATTCCTTTAATCATTCGAAGTGTCATTACCCCTGCTTCCAACAATGGAAAGGATTCATTTCTACCGGATTTAGGTGAAATCCAATATCAAACAGAAAAGATCCCTCTTATAAAGCTGGGTAGGGCCAACGACCTTCCAGAAGAAGACTTTTTTTGGACCGATTCACCTCCGACAGGCGTATGCGGGGTGATCTTAGCACCAGTGGTTGAGTATGATGGTAGGGTTTTTGCTTGTTGTGGGCCATCTCATTATGCAGGCCATCATTCACCTTTGGTATTGGGTGATGCTAGGAGAAAATCTTTAAGAGAAATTTTATTGAAAGCAAAAGAGGATCCAATCTTAGAAATTATTGCTCTACTTGGCCCTTACGGACTATTCAGGATTCTAAAGGACAGGTTCCCTATGATTAATATTCCTGAAAGGGATCGTTATTCGAGCATCTGCGATCTGTGCATGGATATTTTGAATGAGCGGCAGTTAGTGGCAAAGCTGCGGGAATATTTTATGGAAAAGGATGGTAAAAGCTTTTTAGTGGCTGCTAGAATGATGAAAAAATTCACCGAGGTTAATAAAAAAGAATGCCACTCTTGCGGCTCTTAA
- a CDS encoding PqqD family protein: MDVTSSFEKVKIPEWISYEPIENELILLNTIDWNYYRLDVYGTVVWKKLVDLDGDVNALKKWVLEHFEGDPFQIQNDIDCLIKTLIEKNLLVIDQKKDPLA; the protein is encoded by the coding sequence ATGGATGTTACTAGCTCTTTTGAAAAAGTGAAGATCCCAGAGTGGATTAGTTATGAACCAATAGAAAATGAATTGATTCTTCTCAATACAATAGATTGGAATTATTATCGGCTGGATGTCTATGGGACGGTTGTGTGGAAAAAACTGGTTGACCTTGATGGAGATGTCAATGCATTAAAAAAATGGGTGCTTGAGCATTTCGAAGGGGATCCCTTTCAAATTCAAAACGACATAGATTGTTTAATCAAAACACTCATAGAAAAAAATCTTTTGGTAATAGACCAGAAGAAGGATCCTCTGGCTTAG
- a CDS encoding efflux RND transporter periplasmic adaptor subunit: MESEKNILLSFFSLPPDAFFERLLSFSSSFSKPEDLFVIVSQYSVLHLGIKGMRIGRLIGGRWEIVWSSSLEPNQWETDYEMKIFFIQWFNKTFLEKHSCYLHKAPAGVDSNHPQNETLQCYNTTDLHHLFFHLSLGDTPWGVVHYWLEETKVLEQNYRWLSLLSSTLGDCLKAIAFAGKLLFQNSQASFPNASDGLYLKCLEDLAVENDIERIEFLLVNYGREIAGCDRTCLFAVPLTSKGFSFLTTQDFTKANVFELKAVSSLSKIHKQSDQALLLKEAGIALFKAANPHHFQDKLPKQQKSVFAIFFDEAQAIEEQKINSVERKEDGPLRIGFAMRESAAKERPLAIIRYFQNIPMNWLAAFPLMDQQQRIYGFISWEGKEKIIPSLDLFSLLQKIAIIGGKSVARAYFKQKKFWIFSKTTKNHPLLNPLVFYPSLLALILIVAFFPLPMKIKGNAVLIPSYEISVPAMVSAKIESIHVQIGDYVKKGTLLIQMDPTNILLKIKEVEQDYKKSMAEADLAQNLKQETAMQLSRLNALKSQAILKSLYNDFYHCSVRAPIEGVVMGPSNLVSRRGDIPQVGEILVQLADPRYWKVKIALREQDFIYLGRVIERKNEPLGVSFRLAADPTKSYRLFLRSLSQFISGVEIEGKKYEFSLIIPWEEKNIDQLLLKKGLRGQAKVYVGLRPLAHIALRDLIGFLRIHVFFW, translated from the coding sequence ATGGAAAGTGAAAAAAATATACTGCTTTCTTTTTTTTCACTGCCTCCAGATGCCTTTTTTGAAAGACTTCTATCGTTTTCTAGCTCTTTTTCAAAACCGGAAGATCTTTTTGTAATTGTTAGTCAGTATTCTGTTTTACACCTTGGCATAAAGGGGATGCGTATTGGTCGGCTTATTGGAGGTCGTTGGGAAATAGTCTGGTCTTCTTCCTTAGAGCCAAATCAATGGGAAACTGATTACGAGATGAAAATTTTTTTTATCCAATGGTTCAACAAAACCTTTTTAGAGAAGCACTCTTGTTATTTACATAAGGCTCCCGCAGGCGTGGACTCCAATCATCCACAAAATGAAACACTTCAATGCTACAATACGACAGATCTACATCATCTTTTTTTCCATCTGAGTTTAGGAGATACTCCTTGGGGAGTTGTCCATTACTGGTTGGAAGAGACAAAAGTACTTGAGCAAAACTATAGATGGCTATCTTTGCTTAGTAGTACTCTGGGAGATTGCTTAAAGGCGATTGCGTTTGCTGGAAAACTTCTTTTTCAAAATTCCCAGGCTTCTTTTCCCAATGCCTCAGATGGACTCTATCTGAAATGTCTTGAAGATCTGGCTGTGGAAAACGATATAGAAAGAATAGAGTTTTTACTTGTCAACTATGGGAGAGAAATCGCAGGATGCGATCGGACCTGTCTCTTTGCTGTTCCCTTAACGAGCAAAGGTTTTTCATTTTTAACCACTCAGGATTTTACAAAAGCCAATGTGTTTGAACTCAAAGCGGTCAGCTCTCTTTCGAAAATCCATAAGCAATCCGATCAAGCACTTCTATTAAAAGAGGCTGGTATAGCCCTTTTCAAAGCTGCCAATCCGCATCATTTCCAAGATAAACTGCCGAAGCAGCAAAAATCAGTTTTTGCTATTTTTTTTGATGAAGCACAAGCAATAGAAGAGCAGAAGATTAATTCGGTTGAAAGAAAGGAAGATGGCCCACTTCGAATCGGTTTTGCTATGAGGGAATCTGCAGCAAAGGAAAGGCCTTTGGCTATAATTCGTTATTTTCAGAATATTCCTATGAATTGGCTGGCTGCTTTTCCTTTGATGGATCAGCAACAAAGAATTTATGGGTTTATTTCCTGGGAGGGGAAGGAAAAGATCATTCCTAGTCTGGATCTATTTAGCCTGCTGCAAAAAATTGCCATTATTGGAGGCAAAAGTGTAGCTAGGGCCTATTTTAAGCAGAAAAAATTTTGGATTTTCTCCAAAACGACAAAGAATCATCCTCTTTTAAATCCTTTAGTCTTTTATCCCTCTTTGCTTGCATTGATCCTAATTGTCGCTTTTTTCCCTCTACCAATGAAAATAAAGGGTAATGCAGTGTTAATTCCTTCTTATGAAATATCAGTTCCAGCCATGGTCTCAGCAAAAATCGAATCGATCCATGTCCAGATTGGAGACTATGTGAAGAAAGGGACACTGCTTATTCAGATGGATCCGACAAATATTCTTCTTAAGATAAAGGAAGTAGAGCAGGATTACAAAAAAAGTATGGCTGAAGCTGACCTTGCTCAAAATTTGAAGCAGGAAACAGCAATGCAGCTATCCAGACTGAATGCCTTAAAATCACAAGCGATTTTAAAAAGTTTGTATAATGACTTTTATCACTGTTCTGTTCGAGCCCCGATCGAGGGAGTTGTCATGGGACCAAGCAATTTAGTGTCCCGGAGAGGGGATATACCGCAAGTTGGAGAAATTCTAGTCCAACTAGCTGATCCGAGATATTGGAAAGTTAAGATTGCTTTAAGAGAACAAGATTTTATATATCTAGGAAGAGTGATTGAAAGAAAAAACGAGCCCCTTGGAGTTTCTTTTCGACTTGCGGCTGACCCAACCAAAAGTTATAGACTTTTTTTAAGATCTCTTTCCCAGTTTATTAGTGGGGTAGAGATCGAAGGAAAAAAATATGAATTTTCTTTGATCATTCCATGGGAAGAGAAAAACATCGATCAGTTACTTTTGAAGAAAGGCCTACGTGGTCAGGCGAAGGTTTATGTGGGGCTTAGGCCATTAGCCCATATAGCTTTACGTGATCTCATTGGGTTTCTAAGGATTCATGTTTTTTTCTGGTAG
- a CDS encoding efflux RND transporter periplasmic adaptor subunit, translated as MKKIMRKWFVFSLSFCSVFMLWWPMALKGEGLFKDSPEASQSESLEPLLEEKGSYQAVLLPIADLRLSAKASGILEKFFFEEGACVKKGDIIAQLNSEEEKAEIARAEAEIGVHEAEVEKAEVEFKRIEGLYKEEIVSPKQFEEAKYNYQMAQNKLKEARALLITAQNRLESKIVRSPIEGVFFKKLRNEGESVERLEPVARVIDVSELQMVIYCESKYFGKLHPKDKLSVKLVDGPFAGKVVETTVVYVDPFLDPASGTFRVKLVMPASKEVVAGITAEVVIPENKEEFPSHSPIIGLNVGEKIR; from the coding sequence ATGAAAAAGATAATGAGAAAATGGTTTGTGTTTTCTCTGTCTTTTTGCTCCGTTTTTATGCTTTGGTGGCCAATGGCTTTAAAAGGTGAAGGTTTGTTTAAAGACAGCCCAGAAGCTTCCCAGTCTGAATCCCTAGAGCCTCTACTAGAAGAAAAAGGTTCCTATCAAGCTGTGCTTCTTCCCATTGCGGATCTAAGGCTGAGTGCTAAGGCTTCTGGGATCCTCGAAAAGTTTTTTTTTGAAGAAGGAGCATGTGTCAAAAAAGGCGATATCATAGCACAGTTAAACAGTGAGGAGGAAAAAGCAGAGATTGCAAGGGCAGAGGCAGAAATTGGAGTGCATGAAGCTGAGGTTGAAAAGGCAGAAGTGGAATTTAAAAGAATCGAAGGGCTCTACAAAGAAGAAATCGTTAGTCCTAAACAATTTGAGGAGGCTAAATATAATTATCAAATGGCCCAAAATAAATTAAAAGAAGCGAGGGCTTTATTAATAACGGCTCAGAATCGGTTAGAATCCAAAATAGTGCGTTCACCTATCGAGGGAGTGTTTTTTAAAAAATTAAGGAATGAGGGAGAGTCCGTGGAAAGATTGGAACCAGTAGCTAGAGTGATTGATGTTTCAGAGCTACAGATGGTGATTTATTGCGAATCAAAATACTTTGGGAAATTGCATCCCAAAGACAAACTTTCCGTTAAATTGGTCGATGGACCTTTTGCTGGGAAAGTGGTGGAAACGACCGTTGTATATGTGGATCCCTTCCTTGACCCTGCCAGTGGGACTTTTAGAGTAAAATTGGTGATGCCTGCCTCAAAAGAAGTTGTTGCGGGGATTACTGCTGAGGTCGTAATACCCGAGAATAAAGAGGAATTCCCTTCTCATTCTCCAATCATAGGCTTGAATGTGGGAGAAAAGATTCGATGA
- a CDS encoding site-2 protease family protein, which translates to MIFTMSLGVFSQQPKTKEKIVPYRLRTDLIFQKQTFGNKTYYIVKDPLGLSYYRFPPQEAFLATLFDGKRTTEEIAEIFNAHWPHRKINPEEVLRFASILSRRNLTILPASQWMEQLPRKASSFFHQLSKIFVRIFFIKFPLVRPSSWLDKIVHRLWWLWSFQGVVLTVCFWLLTLLFLFFHRSTFITNQIQFFSPQNIFLLYLAIVIDKTLHEFGHATTCRRFGGEIHEMGVGLFFFIPVGYVDASDSWVIPDKKARIFVGLAGIYTELIVASLAAYFWVFLPLGLAKNLAFNLMVTASVTTLFFNFNPLMKFDGYYALVDLLEIPNLREKSFAYCTAKLQEWLLGYKDPSNQGKKNEAKNVWIFFVYSILSTVYMAYLCHSIGQVVRRFLTPIGLERIGEFLEFSLGIAFVMAILFRIFFQPLLMVSKAKDIKKNASKLKWVAIGGIALGILCLVPVREKVRTVGVVRSDFGQNVASPDGGIVQEIWVYSGEHVKPGQPLLKLRNDKVETETQLARLDLSMKMVGFSNKRTFQQKDEEASKSKEIQVMKSRYDYFLKKKEQLFLRSSIDGIIVSPNVESLKGRYFKAGETILKIRDMHHFSFVAPLNQSQSRIVYPGAEVKGIWISTKKIFHGHVAHVSQKLAEVSEFDPGHLVPFGGKVPVIPSSIKKEYEKNPFYFAYIPVESPSQFMVEGLRAKLVIKGKKTLLGKKIYRFLSTLLFYKHEE; encoded by the coding sequence TTGATTTTTACGATGAGTTTAGGAGTGTTCAGTCAGCAGCCAAAGACAAAAGAAAAAATTGTTCCTTATAGATTAAGAACCGATCTAATTTTTCAGAAACAAACTTTTGGTAACAAAACCTACTATATTGTCAAAGACCCCTTGGGACTTTCCTATTATAGGTTCCCTCCTCAGGAAGCTTTTCTTGCCACCCTTTTCGATGGGAAAAGAACAACAGAAGAGATAGCTGAAATTTTTAATGCTCACTGGCCGCATCGGAAGATTAACCCAGAAGAAGTGTTGCGATTTGCTTCGATTCTTAGCCGAAGGAATCTGACTATACTGCCAGCAAGCCAATGGATGGAACAACTCCCCAGAAAAGCTTCTTCTTTTTTTCATCAGCTAAGCAAAATTTTTGTAAGGATTTTTTTCATCAAATTTCCCCTTGTTCGTCCCTCTTCTTGGCTTGACAAGATTGTTCATCGCCTCTGGTGGCTGTGGTCATTCCAAGGGGTAGTGCTAACTGTTTGTTTTTGGCTTTTAACTCTTCTGTTTCTTTTTTTCCATCGCTCTACTTTTATCACCAATCAGATCCAGTTTTTTTCTCCGCAAAATATATTCTTACTTTATTTGGCTATAGTCATTGACAAGACCCTGCATGAGTTTGGTCATGCAACTACATGCCGGCGGTTTGGAGGAGAGATTCATGAGATGGGGGTAGGCTTATTCTTTTTTATTCCTGTAGGGTATGTGGATGCTTCAGATAGCTGGGTGATTCCGGATAAGAAAGCGAGGATTTTTGTTGGGTTGGCCGGAATTTATACAGAGTTGATTGTTGCCTCTCTAGCCGCTTATTTTTGGGTTTTTCTTCCCTTAGGTCTGGCAAAAAATCTTGCCTTTAACCTTATGGTTACTGCTAGTGTGACGACCCTTTTTTTTAATTTCAATCCTTTGATGAAGTTTGATGGCTATTATGCATTAGTTGATCTGCTTGAAATACCAAATCTTCGGGAGAAATCTTTTGCGTATTGCACAGCTAAACTCCAGGAATGGCTTTTAGGATATAAAGATCCATCTAATCAAGGAAAAAAAAACGAGGCCAAAAATGTATGGATCTTTTTTGTTTATTCTATTCTGTCTACTGTCTATATGGCTTATCTTTGTCATTCGATTGGTCAAGTTGTTAGAAGATTTCTTACGCCGATAGGGTTGGAAAGAATAGGAGAATTTTTAGAATTTTCTTTAGGGATTGCTTTTGTAATGGCTATTTTATTCAGGATTTTCTTCCAGCCTCTCTTGATGGTCTCTAAAGCCAAAGACATAAAAAAGAACGCCAGCAAGCTTAAGTGGGTTGCCATAGGAGGGATTGCTTTGGGCATACTTTGTTTGGTTCCTGTAAGAGAGAAGGTCCGAACGGTTGGAGTGGTTCGATCAGATTTCGGACAAAATGTAGCGAGTCCAGATGGCGGCATTGTCCAGGAGATATGGGTCTATAGTGGTGAACATGTAAAACCAGGCCAACCACTATTGAAATTAAGAAATGACAAAGTTGAGACTGAGACGCAGCTTGCAAGACTTGATTTGTCTATGAAAATGGTTGGGTTCTCAAACAAAAGAACATTTCAACAAAAGGATGAAGAGGCCTCTAAATCTAAAGAAATTCAAGTAATGAAAAGTCGTTACGATTATTTTTTGAAAAAGAAAGAACAGCTTTTTCTTCGCTCATCTATTGATGGCATCATTGTCAGTCCGAATGTGGAATCTTTGAAAGGAAGATATTTTAAAGCCGGAGAAACCATTCTCAAAATTAGGGACATGCATCATTTTTCCTTTGTGGCGCCCCTGAATCAATCTCAATCTAGGATCGTGTATCCTGGAGCTGAGGTCAAAGGGATATGGATAAGCACAAAAAAAATATTTCATGGTCATGTTGCCCATGTGAGCCAAAAATTGGCAGAAGTCTCTGAGTTTGATCCTGGTCATCTTGTTCCTTTCGGAGGGAAAGTTCCGGTAATTCCTTCGAGTATAAAAAAAGAATATGAAAAAAATCCTTTTTATTTTGCCTATATTCCAGTGGAAAGTCCTTCGCAATTTATGGTGGAGGGATTGAGAGCCAAACTTGTGATTAAAGGTAAAAAAACGCTACTTGGCAAAAAAATCTATCGGTTTTTGTCTACTCTTCTTTTTTATAAACATGAAGAATAG